The Clostridium sporogenes genome contains a region encoding:
- a CDS encoding V-type ATP synthase subunit K has product MTFMNFLTENGGLIFALLGAALATGLAGIGSARGIGTVGEAASGLMTEEPEKFGKTFILVALPGTQGLYGFVITLMILLNVGILGGKAPTLAQGFAYFMAALPIALAGWKSAIAQGKAAAAGVQILAKKPNDVMKGVIYAVMVETYALLGFVASLFMVLNIK; this is encoded by the coding sequence ATGACATTTATGAATTTTTTAACTGAAAATGGTGGATTAATATTTGCTCTTTTAGGAGCTGCATTAGCAACAGGTTTAGCGGGGATAGGTTCAGCAAGAGGGATAGGAACAGTTGGTGAAGCTGCTTCAGGACTTATGACAGAGGAACCAGAAAAGTTTGGTAAAACATTTATATTAGTTGCTCTTCCAGGTACACAAGGATTATATGGATTTGTTATTACCCTTATGATTTTATTAAATGTTGGTATTCTTGGTGGTAAAGCACCTACACTTGCTCAAGGTTTTGCATACTTTATGGCAGCTCTTCCAATAGCACTTGCAGGTTGGAAGTCAGCAATAGCACAAGGTAAAGCAGCAGCAGCTGGAGTACAAATACTTGCAAAGAAGCCTAATGATGTTATGAAGGGCGTTATATACGCAGTTATGGTTGAAACTTACGCATTACTTGGCTTCGTTGCATCATTATTTATGGTTTTAAACATAAAATAG